The following coding sequences are from one Diadema setosum chromosome 9, eeDiaSeto1, whole genome shotgun sequence window:
- the LOC140232691 gene encoding uncharacterized protein — MEMFPKSLIHVPVPWELQKRARYVEPWVWATATSPASSPADLAETARKGPTPPVYLAGNLLLQRLQESLKNKLLREQIAALSSKVQLAEKKVMRAKRTANFIGGMASHSLKKATRAQEETRLADLMVRQAEDRACRAEERTRNAEKRVTAIQEEIRVAETNLRLIGEKVMIAEEIAARAQQRASSAEEKLAVAEEGTNIAEEKSRLAAERATRAEDRLIIAEENARQAEEKTIIAEEKARQAEEKTIIAEDRARQAEMKATMAEERARKAEEKTRRFMDKYLDATSQIEILKMELALAKPKKDPPRSHLQDLQTVVTVTSAAVSPSRSPSAS; from the exons ATGGAGATGTTTCCCAAGTCCCTAATTCACGTTCCCGTACCATGGGAGTTACAGAAGAGGGCTCGATATGTCGAACCGTGGGTATGGGCGACCGCAACGTCACCCGCGAGCAGCCCTGCAGAT CTTGCTGAGACAGCCCGCAAAGGTCCAACGCCGCCAGTGTACCTGGCAGGCAACCTTCTCCTTCAACGCTTGCAGGAATCCCTCAAGAACAAGCTGCTGAGGGAACAGATTGCA GCTTTATCCAGCAAAGTTCAACTGGCTGAGAAGAAGGTAATGCGGGCGAAGCGGACTGCAAATTTCATCGGGGGCATGGCCAGCCACTCCCTTAAGAAGGCGACTCGCGCCCAGGAGGAGACTCGACTGGCCGACCTGATGGTGAGGCAGGCGGAAGATCGTGCGTGTCGTGCTGAGGAAAGGACACGGAATGCCGAGAAACGGGTGACAGCGATTCAGGAGGAGATACGAGTAGCCGAGACCAACTTGCGGCTGATCGGAGAGAAGGTGATGATCGCTGAAGAGATCGCGGCGAGAGCTCAGCAAAGGGCGTCATCTGCAGAAGAGAAACTGGCTGTGGCAGAAGAAGGAACTAACATCGCAGAGGAGAAATCTCGGCTCGCCGCCGAGAGAGCGACACGAGCCGAAGATAGGCTTATCATCGCCGAGGAGAATGCGAGGCAGGCAGAAGAGAAGACGATCATTGCCGAGGAGAAAGCGAGGCAGGCAGAAGAGAAGACGATCATTGCCGAGGACAGAGCGAGGCAGGCCGAAATGAAGGCGACGATGGCCGAAGAGAGGGCGAGGAAGGCCGAAGAGAAGACGAGACGGTTCATGGACAAGTATCTGGATGCAACATCACAGATCGAGATCTTGAAGATGGAGCTGGCTTTGGCTAAACCTAAGAAAGATCCTCCAAGGAGCCATCTTCAG GATCTTCAGACTGTCGTGACTGTAACTTCCGCGGCCGTTTCTCCCTCTCGTAGTCCGTCAGCATCATG A